Within Desulfobacter sp., the genomic segment CAGCAGCAGTTCGCAGGCCGCCTTGGTGGCCTGGCCGGTGACCACCTGGGAGCGGGAACCGCCGGCAGGTCCGGAGTTGGGGGTGACGGAGGTGTCGTTCATCACCAGTTTTATCTTTTCAGGGGCGATCCCCAGGGGACGGAGGGCCTCGTGGGCAGTGCCCAGGGTGCCTGCATCTGCGCCCTGGCCGTGGTCTTCCCAGGAGTTGAATACGGTGATGGTGTTGTCCTCGTTGAGCTGTACCCGGGCTTCGGAGCCGTCCGGGCCGTCCAGGCCGCAGCCGTATACCCCGATGGAGATCCCCACCCCGTATTTTTCGGCGTCGGTGGACTTTCTGGCGGCTTCGGCTTTGGCAGCCTCGTATTTGGGTTTGAGGGTATCGAACATCTCTTCCAGGCTCAGGGCGTCCGGGGTCTGGCCCGTGGGGGTGGTGGCCCCTTCACGGTAGATGTTTTTATAGCGCAGGTCAAAGGGGTCCATGCCCAGCTTTTCGGCCAGCATGTCCATGAGAACCTCTGAAGAGAATTCGCTCTGGGGAGACCCGTAACCCCTGAAGGCGGAGCCCCAGGCGTGGTTGGTGCAGACGGTGCGGCCTTCGCCCCGGATATGGGCAATGTCGTAGCCGGCGCCGATGAACTGGGCCCCGCGCAGGGTTAAAAGGTCGCCGAATTCGGAGTAGGGGCCGTGGTCCACGGACCAGTCGGTTTCCATGGCCTTGAGTTTCCCGTCTTTTTCAGCAGCCAGCCTCACATTCATGAAGAAGGGAGAGCGTTTGCCCGTATAGGTCTGCTGCTGGTACCAATCGTAGTTGAGGAATACCGGTTTGCCCGTGGCCATGGCGGCCACGCCCACCAGGGCTTCCATAGTGGGGGAGAACTTATAGCCGAAGGTGCCGCCGGTGGGGTTCTGGACCAGGGTGAGTTTTTCAGGCTCGATCCCCAGGCCCGGGGCGATCATGGCCAGGTGGAGGTGGATGCCGATGGATTTGGAGTGGATGGTCAGCGTTCCGTCTTCGCCGGGGAAGGCAAAGCCCACGTCCGGCTCGATGGGCATGTGGGGCTGGCGGCCCACGTAGAAATCATCTTCAATGGTGACATCGGCATTGTCAAAGATGGGGGCGGTTTCCTCCCCTTTTTTGATGGCCTGGGTAAAATAGATATTGGGGGTGCCCGGATGGATTTCCATGGCATCTTCGGCCATGGCGGCCGGTGCGCTCATGTATTCGGGCAGGGGTTCCAGGTCCACCTTCACCTTTTCTGCGGCGGCCTTGGCATTCTTCTCTGTGTCGGCACAGACAATGGCAATGGCGTCGCCGAACTGGAATACCTTTTCATCGCAGAGGATGGGCCGGTCCCAGCCGTCCCCCTTGTTGGAGGGGAAGGTGATCAGCCCGGTGATTCTGTTTTTGCCCTTAACGTCCTTGTGGGTGACCACCTTGTAGACGCCGGGCATTTTTTCGGCTTCCGAGGTGTCAATGGATTTGATATTGGCGTGGGAGACCTTGGCCTGGACCAGGGCCAGCCTCAGGGTCTCTTCGGGCATCTTGATCCCCAGGTCGGCCCCGAAGTCGCAGGTGCCGGTGACCTTGGCCACGGCGCTGGGCCGGGGGTATTTGGTCCCCCAGATCCGGCCGTCTTCGGGGATCTTGAACATCAGTTCGTCCATGGACATCTCGCCGTTGATGACCTTGGCCGCATCCATCACCGAATCCACTAGCTGTTTGTAACCGGTGCAGCGGCAGGCGTTTCTGTGTTTCTGGAACCAGTCCCGTACATCCTCGCGGGTGGGAGTGGGATGGGTGTCCAGCAATGCCTTGCAGGAGACGATGAAGCCCGGGGTGCAGAACCCGCACTGGGCGCCGCCGTTGGCAATCCAGGCCACCTGGATGGGGTGGAGGTTGTCCGGGGTGCCGATGCCTTCAACGGTGGTAATCTCCGAATAATCCGGCACCCGTTTCATTTTGGTGACACAGGACCGGACCAGTTTTGAGTTCAGAATAACATTGCAGGCGCCGCACTGGCCCTGGTCGCATCCGACCTTGACACCGGTGAGGTAGAGGCCGTTCCGAAGGACAGTGGACAATGTATCATCCTCATTTACAAAAACGGTTCTTTCAATACCGTTTACCAATAGTTTTTTACCGATCATTTCAATCTCCTTGTACGTTTAAATCAAAGTACGTTTAAATCAAAAGTTGAGCCTTGAGCGGGAAGCCTGGTGAATATGTGGACCCTGGTGGAAGGCAGATCTTGTTTGTTTTGTATGTTTGGGGATGTTTTTAGTCAAGATAATAATTGATTAATAATTATTATGACTAAAAATAACTAAAAATAACCATTGGTGTTTGCGCGCAGATGTGCCCGGGACGGGTGTCCCAGGCTGTTTTTTTTAATGTTCAAAAATGAATGGGGAAGGAGCCGATAACAGGGATCAGCGAGTCAGGATGGCCTCAATGCAGCCGATGGCACGGGAGGAAAAATTTTTTTCCAGGTTGGGTCCGAAATGGTCGGCCATGGCGCCGAAGATCAGGCCGGTGTTTACCGCAGGGATGCCTTTGGTTTCCCGGATATGGTTGACCGTCCGCCACCAGGCCGCGGCATTTTCAGTTTCATCGGAAAAATAGTCTGGTTTGAATCCGGCGTCGGCCAGTTGGGCGTTGAGGGTATCCCAGGCTGGGACAAAGGAGGTGGCGGCATCCGCCCCCCAGGGCACGGGCATGAGGGGCACCGGGCCCGGGCCGTCCACGATTTCATGGAGGATGAGTTTGCCCCCGGGCTTGAGAACCCGGTGGAATTCGGCCAGGGCTCTGGGTTTGTCCTCGATGTTCATGAGGATATGCTGGCAGAGCACGGCGTCGAAACAGGTGTTGCCGTATGGCAGGTCCAGGACCGAACCCTGCTGGAAACGGATGTTGCGCCCCTTGTCCATGCCGCACCATTGGGTCAGGATCCGGGCCGTATGGATGAAGTCCTCCGTGATGTCGATGCCGGCAGCCTGGAACCCGAATTGTTCGGCCAGAAGCCGGGTGGAGCCGCCCATGCCGCAGCCGGCATCCAGGATCACCGAATCCGTTGCCAGGCCCGCCTTTTTAATCAGGCTGATGGTGGCTTTGGGGCCGCCGGTGTGGAGCTGGTCCACCGGGGCCAGGTCCCGTGGGGAAATGGTTTCAGCGGATTTTCCGGCCTTTTCAAGGCCTGCCCGGATGGCTTCTACCAGGTCCGGGCAGGCGTAGTGGTGTTGAACGCGGTCTTCGGTTTCCATCAGCTTTTCAATTCCTTCAGGTCTCCGAAGAAATCCAGGGATTCCGGGTTTTTCAATGCATCCTTGTTTTTGACCTCCCTTCCCTCGATCATGTGGCGGACGGCCAGTTCCACCTTTTTCATGTTCAGGGTATAGGGGATGTCCGGGGTTTCGATGATCTTGGCCGGGACATGCCTGGGGGAGGCATGGGTTCGGATATCGGCCCGGATTCTTTTTTCCAGTTCCTCGGTGAGGGTGATGCCCGGGGCCAGTTTAACGAAGAGCACCACCCGGACATCGTTATTCCAGGGCTGGCCCACCACCACGGAATCATCGATTTCCATCATGGCGTCCAGGCGGCGGTAGATCTCGGCGGTGCCGATGCGGACCCCGCCCGGGTTGAGGGTGGCGTCGGAGCGGCCATACATGATAACCCCGCCCCGTTCGGTGACCATGACAAAATCCCCATGGGTCCAGATATTGGGGAACTGGTCAAAATAGGCCGAGTGGTACTTTGAACCGTCCTTGTCCCCCCAGAAGAAAATGGGCATGGAGGGGAAGGGGGCGGTGCAGACCAGTTCCGCCTGCTCGCCCACCACGGGTTTGCCGTCGGGGCCGAAGGCAAAGACCTTCATTCCCAGGCCCCTGCACTGGAGTTCCCCCACATAGACAGGCCCCATGGGATTTCCCAGGGCAAAACATCCGTTGAGGTCCGAGCCGCCGGAGATGGAGGCCAGCTGGATATCTTTTTTAATATGGTCGTAGACAAAGTGAAAATTTTCGTTGGAAAGGGGGGACCCCGTGGAGAGCACCGATTTCAGCGGACTCAGGTCGAACTGCTCCCCTGGTTTCACCCCTGCGTTTTTCAGGGCTTCGATGTATCCGGCCGAGGTGCCGAAGACGGTGATCTTTTCCTCTTCAGCCATTTTCCACAGCGCTTCGGGCCCGGGATGGAAGGGATTGCCGTCGTAAAGGACCAGGGTGGCCCCGGTGCTCAGGGCGCAGGTGAGCCAGTTCCACATCATCCACCCGCAGGTGGTGAAATAGAAGATGACGTCCCCTTCCCTGAGGTCGGTGTGGAGGACCAGTTCCTTTTTCTGGTGGAGCAGGACCCCGCCGATGCTCTGGACCATGCATTTGGGAAGCCCCGTGGTGCCCGAGGAGTACATGATATACAGGGGATCGTCAAAGTCCATCTGGGCAAACTCAATCTCTGTGGCGCCGGGTGTTTTGAAATCCTTGAAATGGACGGCATTGGGAAGGGCAGTGATGTCGGGATCCTCATTGACATAGGGAACCACCACAATTTTTTCAATGGAGGGCAGTTCTTTGACGATGCCGGCGATGCGGTCGATGCTGTCCAGGGGTTTTCCCTTGAAGAAGTAGCCGTCCGCCGTGAACAGCACCTTGGGCCGGGTCTGGCCGAAGCGGTCCAGCACCCCCTTGATGCCGAAATCCGGGGAGCAGGAGGACCAGATGGCACCCAGGCTGGTGGCGGCCAGCATGGCCACGATGGATTCGGGCATATTGGGAATAAATCCCACCACCCGGTCCCCGGGGACCACGCCGCAGGCCTTGAGGGCGGCGGCGGTCTGGGCGACCTCAGCGTAGAGCTGGTTGTAGGTGAGGGTGCGCCTGACCTTATCCTCCCCCCGGAAAACCAGGGCGGTGTTGTCGTTCCTGAATTTGAGCAGGTTTTCGGCGAAGTTGATCTTTGACCCGGTGAAAAATTTGGCCCCGGGCATCTTATCCTTGTCCTGGATCACCTGCTCGTAGGGTTTTGAGGCGGTGATATCCAGGTAATCCCAGGCTGCGGCCCAGAAATCCTCCAGATTGTCCACGGACCATTCCCAGAGTTCCGGATAGGCGGAAAAGTCCTTGTCGAACCGATTATTGACCCGGGTCATGAAATCATACATATTGGTGGATTGAATCCGTTCTTCCGAAGGCTGCCACAATAAATCGGCCATGGTCTTTCCTCCTTATTCGTAGAGTACTGCCAGGATGGTGGCTTTATCTGTTTTTGCCGTCAGATAGTGGGGGGTGGTGGAGAGGTAATAGGCCGAATCCCCCGGTTCCAGATCGTAGGAGTCCTTGGCGATGGTCAGGTTGGCCGTGCCCTCCAGTACAAAGATGAATTCTTCCCCGTTGTGGACGGAAATTTCGCTGTCTTCGGTTTTTTCCAGCTGGACGATGAGGGCTTCCATGTGCCGCCCCTGGACTTCCGGAGCCAGGCTCATATAGGAGTATACATTCTGTTTCCCGGTTTTGGAGGCGGAGCGTGAAATCTGTTTGCGGTCGTCTTTACGGGTAATGGAGTAAAGTTTGGTGCCCATGCCGGATACCAGGCGTCCCACGGCGGCATCCAGGGCCTTGGAGAGTTTCATGACCATGCCCAGCTGGGGGCTTTCCTTACCGCTTTCAATATCCGTCAGCCGTTCCACGCTGAAGCCCGTGAGGCTGGACAGGTCGTCCAGGGAAATTCCCCGCTCCTGCCGAAGCTGCCGTATCCGGGTTCCGACCTCGTCCACCTCCCCGGCCTCTCCGTTTTTGATATTGCCGGTGAGGTCCTCAAAATAATCCACATTGATATGGGGAATATTCTCTTTTTTTTCCATGGTATCTCCTTTGTGAAAAGCGGGAACGGTGACCCCGCTTCTTTTTATTTTAGGTATCCGGTTTTTCCGGCCGGATACCGTTTTTTAAGGTTTCGAACCAATGGGTTTAGGGGGTGGGCAGGATCTGGTCCGGTGTTTCCCCCAGTTTTTCCTTGAGCTTGGCCAGGCCGGGACGGGCAAACTGCATATGCCCTTCCTTCAGGGTCCGGCCGTTGATCATGGCCTCGGAACGGAGCCGGGCGCCTACGGTTTTTTCCAGTTGTTTGCCCAGCCAGAGGATTCTGTCCACATCGTATCCATGTTCTATACCCATTTCGTCGATTTGTACAAGGGTATCTTCAAGGCAGACCAGCCCCACATAGCGTTCGTCTTCATAGTAGTAGTCGCCGGTGCCCTTGATGGGCCGGTCGTCCATGAAGTTGGCCGGCTGCCCGCCCAGGCCCCCTAAGGTGGCCTCGAAATGGGTGATACCGGCCTGGAGCGCTGCCAGGACCGAGGCCGACGCCACCCGCTTAGTTTCATGGAAATGGGCAATGTGCAGGCTTGTGTCTGGAATTTCGTCCAGGATCATGGAAAAATAGCGGTAGACCTCGGGGGCCGAGGCTGAGCCGTCGTGGTCGGCATGTTCAATGTCCGATGCCCCGATGTCCAGCCAGTGCTTGGTGAACTCAACGGCATCCTTGAGTTCCGTGGCCCCGCCGATGGGCGATCCCCAGATGGTGGATACCGTGCCGCACATTTTGATGCCCACATCCGAGCATTTTTTGATGCAGCGTTCGGCCTCTGCCCAGTAATTGGGCAGGGTGGTGCCGGAGTTGGCAAAGTGGTGCTGCTCCTCGGTGGAAACCATCATGAGCACCCGATCCGGGCCCACCCCCCGTTTTCTCAGTTCAACGGCCCGGTCCACTGAGGGTTCACGGATGGTGATGGCCGTCAGGGTCACATCGTTCATGTCGATGCCCTTTTTTGCGGCCCGGGAGACGAAATTATCCGACCTGAGATGGGCCAGGAGCGCTTCGGCATCTGAAAACTGGGGCATGAGCCTGGGGTTGCCCAGGTTGGTGACCTCAATGTTCCGGCAGCCGGCAAAGATCAGTTCTTCCAGGTAGGTGATCTTGGCGGCGGTGGAAATGAATTTTTCCAGGTGCTGGAATCCGTCCCTCACCGTGATATCGCCGATGGTGACTTTTTTGGGCATTCTGGGGAAAATCTTCCAATAATCATACTCTGTCATGGTTTTCTCCTATGGTTAAAATCTAAAATTTCCGAATGTCGCATCATCGATGGGGTTGAGCAGGCTGACCTCAAAGGCCATGGCCAGCCAGTCCCGGATTTCGCTGAATTTCAGTACCCGGTCGCTGAGCAGGCGGGACCCGCAGAAAAAGGGATGGGCCTCTCCTTCATACTTGTCTATCATCTTTTGCTGGAAGGCCGCGATTTCTTCATCTGTCATGGGATTGCCGGTTTTTTTGCGTTTGGCCTGCTCAATGGAGAGCAGGACGCCGCCGGCGCTTTTTCCGCTCATGACGCCGGTCCTGGCCCGCATGGAGGAAAAGAGGAAATGGGGGCGGTAGGCCCGGCCGCACATGCCGTAGTTGGCCGCTCCGTTGTCCGGCCCCAGGACCAGCTGCACCCGGGGGACCTGGGCGCAGGAGACCGCCCTCACCATGTCCGCCCCGTATTTGCCGATGCCGGCGTGCTCGGAGTCCGAGCCCACCATATATCCCGGTGCTCCCTGGATGAAGAGCAGGGGGATTTTTTCGTAGGAGCACCGTACGATCCACTCGGTGACCTTTTTGGCCGTCTCATGGAAGATGATGCCCGAGCCGTTGGAGCAGATCACCCCCACGGGCAGGCCTTTGATCCTGATTTTTCCGGTAAGGATATTGCTGGCCCGGCCCGGGGCAAAATTTTTCTTTACCTCTATAAAATAGGAACCGTCGGCAATGGCCTGGATGATCTGGTAGCCGTTCATTCCCTGGTGGGGGGAGGGGGGGAGTACATCGTAGAGGCTGTCCAGAGGGATGGAGGGTTCCTGCTCCTGGTACCGATGCAGGTGAACGGTCTGGGGTTGGGTCAAAGAGAGCAGTTCCCTCACCCGGGTAATGCCCTCTGTCTGGTCGGCGCAGATATGGTCGGCACCGCCGGAGATGCCGGTGTGGACCTTGGCTCCCCCCAGATCCTCGGCGGAGATCTCTTCGCCTGTGGCCATTTTAACCAGGGGCGGTCCCCCCAGGAAAGAGAAGGACTGTTTGTCGATCATCACCGATTCACAGGCCATGAAAACGATATAGGCCCCACCGGCCGTATTGCCCCCTGTGGAGAGCGTTACCTGGCGCAGCCCCATGGCACTCATCCTGGCCATATTGTAGAAAATTGAGCCAAAATGCTGGTCATCGGGAAATACCTCGGCCTGCATGGGCAGAAAGGCCCCGCCGGAATCGGCAATATATACGCAGTTCAGGCCGCAGCGTTCGGCAATGGCCTGGGCCCGCATATGCTTTTTCAGGGTGATGGGAAAATAGGTGCCCCCCTTGACCCGGGAATCGTTGGCCATGATCATGGTCCAGTTGCCGTGGATTTTGCCGATGCCTGTGACAATGCCGGCGCAGGGCACGTCGTCCACCCCGGGATATCCCACGCCGAATCCGGCCAGAAGGGAGAGTTCGAAAAATGGGGTATTGGGGTCGATGAGATCGTTGATCAGGTCCCGTACCGGCCGTTTGTTCCGTTTGGCAAGGATATCCACGGCCTTCTGCCCCCCGGGCCAGACCGCTTCCTGCTGCCGGGCGGTAAGGGCCTCTTCTTCCTTGAGCCAGAATGATCTATTGTCGGTGGTCATGGATTACCTTCCTTTGTAGACGGGTTTGCGTTTTTCCCTGAAGGCGGTGAGGCCTTCGATGCGGTCTTCGGTTGGGATGGTGACCCGGTAGGCGTTGGATTCAATGGCCAGGCCCGTGGCGAGATCGGTTTCAATTCCCCTGTCAATGGCGTACTTGGCCATCTCCACGGCAATGGGGCCGGTCTCGGCAATCATGGCCGCCATCTCAAGGCATTTGTCCATGAGCTGTTCCGGCGGAACCATATGGTTGACCAGGCCGATATCAAGGGCTTCATCGGCATCCACCCGCCGGCCCGTGAAAATCAGCTCCTTGGCCTTGGCCACCCCCACGATGCGGGGCAGGCGCTGGGTACCGCCGCCGCCGGGGATGATGGCCAGCCGGGTTTCGGTCAGCCCCATGGTGGCGGTTTCCGAGGCGATGCGGATATCCGAAGCCAGGGCCACTTCCGTACCGCCGCCCAGGGCAATGCCGTTCACTGCGGCAATCACCGGGATGG encodes:
- a CDS encoding helix-turn-helix transcriptional regulator — protein: MEKKENIPHINVDYFEDLTGNIKNGEAGEVDEVGTRIRQLRQERGISLDDLSSLTGFSVERLTDIESGKESPQLGMVMKLSKALDAAVGRLVSGMGTKLYSITRKDDRKQISRSASKTGKQNVYSYMSLAPEVQGRHMEALIVQLEKTEDSEISVHNGEEFIFVLEGTANLTIAKDSYDLEPGDSAYYLSTTPHYLTAKTDKATILAVLYE
- a CDS encoding acetoacetate--CoA ligase translates to MADLLWQPSEERIQSTNMYDFMTRVNNRFDKDFSAYPELWEWSVDNLEDFWAAAWDYLDITASKPYEQVIQDKDKMPGAKFFTGSKINFAENLLKFRNDNTALVFRGEDKVRRTLTYNQLYAEVAQTAAALKACGVVPGDRVVGFIPNMPESIVAMLAATSLGAIWSSCSPDFGIKGVLDRFGQTRPKVLFTADGYFFKGKPLDSIDRIAGIVKELPSIEKIVVVPYVNEDPDITALPNAVHFKDFKTPGATEIEFAQMDFDDPLYIMYSSGTTGLPKCMVQSIGGVLLHQKKELVLHTDLREGDVIFYFTTCGWMMWNWLTCALSTGATLVLYDGNPFHPGPEALWKMAEEEKITVFGTSAGYIEALKNAGVKPGEQFDLSPLKSVLSTGSPLSNENFHFVYDHIKKDIQLASISGGSDLNGCFALGNPMGPVYVGELQCRGLGMKVFAFGPDGKPVVGEQAELVCTAPFPSMPIFFWGDKDGSKYHSAYFDQFPNIWTHGDFVMVTERGGVIMYGRSDATLNPGGVRIGTAEIYRRLDAMMEIDDSVVVGQPWNNDVRVVLFVKLAPGITLTEELEKRIRADIRTHASPRHVPAKIIETPDIPYTLNMKKVELAVRHMIEGREVKNKDALKNPESLDFFGDLKELKS
- a CDS encoding molybdopterin-dependent oxidoreductase, which codes for MIGKKLLVNGIERTVFVNEDDTLSTVLRNGLYLTGVKVGCDQGQCGACNVILNSKLVRSCVTKMKRVPDYSEITTVEGIGTPDNLHPIQVAWIANGGAQCGFCTPGFIVSCKALLDTHPTPTREDVRDWFQKHRNACRCTGYKQLVDSVMDAAKVINGEMSMDELMFKIPEDGRIWGTKYPRPSAVAKVTGTCDFGADLGIKMPEETLRLALVQAKVSHANIKSIDTSEAEKMPGVYKVVTHKDVKGKNRITGLITFPSNKGDGWDRPILCDEKVFQFGDAIAIVCADTEKNAKAAAEKVKVDLEPLPEYMSAPAAMAEDAMEIHPGTPNIYFTQAIKKGEETAPIFDNADVTIEDDFYVGRQPHMPIEPDVGFAFPGEDGTLTIHSKSIGIHLHLAMIAPGLGIEPEKLTLVQNPTGGTFGYKFSPTMEALVGVAAMATGKPVFLNYDWYQQQTYTGKRSPFFMNVRLAAEKDGKLKAMETDWSVDHGPYSEFGDLLTLRGAQFIGAGYDIAHIRGEGRTVCTNHAWGSAFRGYGSPQSEFSSEVLMDMLAEKLGMDPFDLRYKNIYREGATTPTGQTPDALSLEEMFDTLKPKYEAAKAEAARKSTDAEKYGVGISIGVYGCGLDGPDGSEARVQLNEDNTITVFNSWEDHGQGADAGTLGTAHEALRPLGIAPEKIKLVMNDTSVTPNSGPAGGSRSQVVTGQATKAACELLLGGMRKSDGSYRTYEEMKEEKIPVEYTGAWTAPAVDCDENGQGSPFAVYMYGLFMAEVCVETATGKTKVTKMTAIADVGKINNKLVVDGQMYGGIAQSIGLALSEDYEDIKKHSTMVGAGFPYIKAIPDDIELIYVQTPREHGPFGAAGVGELPLTSPHAAVINGIYNACGARIKRLPATPDKVLAELNG
- a CDS encoding propionyl-CoA carboxylase, producing the protein MTTDNRSFWLKEEEALTARQQEAVWPGGQKAVDILAKRNKRPVRDLINDLIDPNTPFFELSLLAGFGVGYPGVDDVPCAGIVTGIGKIHGNWTMIMANDSRVKGGTYFPITLKKHMRAQAIAERCGLNCVYIADSGGAFLPMQAEVFPDDQHFGSIFYNMARMSAMGLRQVTLSTGGNTAGGAYIVFMACESVMIDKQSFSFLGGPPLVKMATGEEISAEDLGGAKVHTGISGGADHICADQTEGITRVRELLSLTQPQTVHLHRYQEQEPSIPLDSLYDVLPPSPHQGMNGYQIIQAIADGSYFIEVKKNFAPGRASNILTGKIRIKGLPVGVICSNGSGIIFHETAKKVTEWIVRCSYEKIPLLFIQGAPGYMVGSDSEHAGIGKYGADMVRAVSCAQVPRVQLVLGPDNGAANYGMCGRAYRPHFLFSSMRARTGVMSGKSAGGVLLSIEQAKRKKTGNPMTDEEIAAFQQKMIDKYEGEAHPFFCGSRLLSDRVLKFSEIRDWLAMAFEVSLLNPIDDATFGNFRF
- a CDS encoding pyruvate carboxyltransferase, with translation MTEYDYWKIFPRMPKKVTIGDITVRDGFQHLEKFISTAAKITYLEELIFAGCRNIEVTNLGNPRLMPQFSDAEALLAHLRSDNFVSRAAKKGIDMNDVTLTAITIREPSVDRAVELRKRGVGPDRVLMMVSTEEQHHFANSGTTLPNYWAEAERCIKKCSDVGIKMCGTVSTIWGSPIGGATELKDAVEFTKHWLDIGASDIEHADHDGSASAPEVYRYFSMILDEIPDTSLHIAHFHETKRVASASVLAALQAGITHFEATLGGLGGQPANFMDDRPIKGTGDYYYEDERYVGLVCLEDTLVQIDEMGIEHGYDVDRILWLGKQLEKTVGARLRSEAMINGRTLKEGHMQFARPGLAKLKEKLGETPDQILPTP
- a CDS encoding class I SAM-dependent methyltransferase is translated as METEDRVQHHYACPDLVEAIRAGLEKAGKSAETISPRDLAPVDQLHTGGPKATISLIKKAGLATDSVILDAGCGMGGSTRLLAEQFGFQAAGIDITEDFIHTARILTQWCGMDKGRNIRFQQGSVLDLPYGNTCFDAVLCQHILMNIEDKPRALAEFHRVLKPGGKLILHEIVDGPGPVPLMPVPWGADAATSFVPAWDTLNAQLADAGFKPDYFSDETENAAAWWRTVNHIRETKGIPAVNTGLIFGAMADHFGPNLEKNFSSRAIGCIEAILTR
- a CDS encoding enoyl-CoA hydratase/isomerase family protein, whose amino-acid sequence is MTEESLLIVEEKNNAAVLTLNRPRVMNCLNFDLLYAVRDQIDALQFRSDIRCVIITGAGEKAFCAGADLKERASLTQDQVKKFILTIRNLLTAIQTLPIPVIAAVNGIALGGGTEVALASDIRIASETATMGLTETRLAIIPGGGGTQRLPRIVGVAKAKELIFTGRRVDADEALDIGLVNHMVPPEQLMDKCLEMAAMIAETGPIAVEMAKYAIDRGIETDLATGLAIESNAYRVTIPTEDRIEGLTAFREKRKPVYKGR